The Mercurialis annua linkage group LG7, ddMerAnnu1.2, whole genome shotgun sequence genome includes the window ttttatgatttactttttttattttttttaaattagcgaCGTCGCTACTCAaagacggatttagcgacggatatgaaATCAGTCGTTAAAACCATCAAAAataattggcgggagtgttcTCGCaaatttaaatgacaatttagcgacagatttcatatccgtcgcaaaatctGTCGGTAAAaaagatttagcgacggattcaaaatccgtcgctaaaatccgtcggtaaaacacagttttttagtagtgtcCGCTGCTAAAAGTGTTTGCTTTGTGTTGGAACGGGCTGTGCTTGGATGTGGGACATAGCACAATAAGACCCGGGTTCCTATgaaacattttcattttaaaatggacgtttgtatacgtcaaaGTTCAAGGAGGTTTTAATGAAAACAAATTGCTTATGAATGGACGTTTGGATTTCGAAAATGATTGTTCCGTGAAAAAATTATGTGTATTTTTAatggcttgctacgggtttcggaactaccattcccattccctaccGCTAATCGCAactcgagattttgggtcgtaACATGAGTCTAGTTTCATTTATAATTGCAATTACATCAATTGgattagtataaaaaatttatgcaATTCACAGGAACTAGGTTGAActgtttaaatataatatacaactAAATGTTCTCTCCTTATTCacaatccaaatgacataatTACTCTATTCTTAAAGCTAAAAAATTTAGCTAACACCCTAAATATTCCATAGCATCAAACATGACATCTTTTGGGCATGTATAATACAAAGTAGGCATAACATATACCTTGTCTCAATAGTGATACacactttaatttaaatatcattttataaaaaatttcgtTGTAGTTATAGGTATATGAGAATATAAGAGATAGAAAAATTAACCaacttaattaaatttctatGTGTTATTCATTATTTAGTGCCACACTAGCAGACTGTTTCACAGTAGATCAATAAAATGGCGTGGAAAATTAGACCATGATAACGACTGAAACTGATGAAACACGAAGAATGTAAATTATAGTAAAATAGCTATAGTTTTCTTAgactcaaaaataaattaatttggagttatatatTTGAACTTATGACATAAACAATATAATACAAATTACTGCCAGAAACAGAGTTCAAACCAGAAAACCTAAACCATAAGAATTCAATTCATTTAACATACCTGATTGCTTTCCAATTTTTCTCGAACCATTAAAcccttaaaatttaattattatttctttGACTTAGGTGTATATTCTCTGAATTCCCCTTTCTCTATTCTATCTTAGTTCTAGGTTTcttttgttaaataaaaaagatgataaAGAGGTGGGTTTTATGATGTAGTTAGGGTTTATTCACACTAAAATATAATAGGTTTTATGTAATAATTCATCAATACTAATATCTCTTTCTAGTCCttgaaatattattaaagtCTAACTTAACCcttttagttgattttatttcatggtaaccaaataaaatatgttttacCGATGTGCTTGCATTCCAATTTAGATCTAATATGTTTGTTTATCATATAGAAACtcttaatcattaaaatgaataaaattcaTGAGAATAAATAtctataaaattcaaatgtgGGTGTTATACATAGCCCTTCCATCAGAGATTAACAATTTTATGCCCAACTTCTTAACCGATTTCTTACTCTTGTCCTTCTTCTGTCATGCACTCTTTTCAGAATTTATTGAttacaaaggtgaaatatttgcgGGATTTACTAAATATTAAACTTGTTATTTGTCATAGTGGTTCAAtagtttctttcttttcttatttgggggggggggggggggaatcCTATGCTCGTTTTAACTTTGATAATGTGGTGGATAAGGATCAATTTGTCAAAATTGCCCTATACGATTTGTTTTTATAGCTTGATACAGtggacttattattttaaattgatggAATGATATGTGCATATTACTATTTCTGAGATCCCATCGGTGGCATGAGATGATTCTTTCAAGAGCTATTTTGAAAGAGAGGTTGGATTCGGTTTTGTTATTGATCTCGGCAAGTTTAGACTTAACgaactattttattttgatgGTTGTTAATGGTCGGATTTATTTTCTTGCCGTTCATGAATTTGATATACCGGTTATGATGTCTGACTACCTAGGTATAAAATATCATTCTAAGCTTTCATGTCAATCAGATTATGATTTTGTTGGTAATGATTTGTTGAGTAGTCCTACAAGTCCTTTGTTGCTATTTGATTCTACGATCATTCCATCTTGTATGTCAAGTTAGAGGGTTCAGATGATTCTAAGAACCCATCCATTCACTTAGAGGAAACTTACTTAGAAGATGTTATTAGTCCTTTTGAAAAAATCTACAAAGACATTAGTCAATTCAGGAAATTTGCATAATGTGTCACATACTTCAGTTGAGATATCCAGGGAACTTGagataattaaaaacaataacaaattCCATTCTATCAGGTGTACAGTAAAGAGGTAGCCATTTGTGGATGCTGAAACAGAAGTTGAGAAAACTTGGAGTGTGGGTCTTCAACTTGGTTTATTTTCAACTCAGCACAAAGAGAACATCATTGATCTTCTTTCTCAAAAATTATCTAAGACGGTGCATCAGAATTCTTAAGAAGTTACAGGACAAAGAGGGTGCTATTCTTAACTGTTTTAGTAACTAGTTTTTCTGTTTAAACTTTGTAATAGGGAGTTTTACATACTCGGGTTTGGGTTTCTACCGAAATCTTTTTTCTATTCTCTTTTTCGAGAACTTGAtgttttgtctttctcttagCCGTAGTCTCTAGTGTGCCACCTTGAGTGTGCCATTTCTTGTGCGAAAGCTTTAAACTGACTTTTGCCACTTTTTATGGCCAAAattcatattattcataaaaaagggGCGATGTcttaaaaattcaccaatttaacacgttttctcaatataatcacgttctttaaaatttctcataaaaatataccaactttcattatttttcccaaattcatacacggtgctgacatATCACTCATTCATTGATGCAATTTGCTGAagtgtaagtcatttttaaccaattatAATATGTATTATACTGTTATGATGAAATgcattatgataatgttatgatgatttttataaaaatagattataagaataatatgataaaattatgataatagtatgataaagtacgtaaaataataatacagaAAGATTctgataccgatatgataatgttatgatatatataataacatagtaaaatcataattattttaaatatcaagaataaaaatataaacatgaaaaaacgtgaggtattttctttaatttttacgTGTTAAGATGAAAAgtgcatttttttaaaatagatatacaaatttttctatattaaatagaaattgaaggatcaatttattttgaaattgacTTAAAATTTATCTCTAAAAAGAAGTATGTATATTTATGACTTTTCTTTACGGAAAATCCTGTTCTGAATCTAGATCATTAGCAAGATCAGAATTTGTTTTtggaatttttgtaaaaacttCCTTTTTACCTCTAGTCTATCAATAAATTACCAATAATTTACtaataaattactatatttgcaaaaatttcaaaaagttaaaaaaatcaattttttagaAGTGTACATTTATGACTTGGTAGTTCCGTTTTGAAGAATGATTTGATAGATCTGATAATTATGATTATCCTTTTTTGCTAATAGttgtaattaaaatttgtaattattaaaatctaATCTAATGATATGAAATTAGCTATTAGGAAAAACAAAAAGTGGGAGAAAGAAAGAAACATAAACATGAATGGAAGATCCTCATAATGAAATTAGGAGAAAGAGGACCCTACAAAGCTGCTATCAGCACGTGCCCTTGTTAAGTATGTGCTTATGTGGCAAAATGACAGACGCCGATGTGTAGATAGAGAGTGTGTGTAATTAGAAGTTTGACCAGACTTTGGTGACCGACAAGGTTGGCCAAGCTGTCACTGTTACTCTAGCTGGATCTTTCACTTGTTCACTATTCCCGCTCCTCAACCCCTTTCTCTTGATTTGGTTTGTCTCGATGTACTCATGTATAACACACCTTtcgttttcattttttcttttacaagattcaataaaattaaaaattaattctaattgcGTAATTCTAATTGCTATTTGGTTTTTTCATATAGAAAAAGGAATAGTGCTTGTAAAAACCAAACACAACCGCATCAGAAAGTTCATCAAAACCGGAAAAGTATGGAGTATTACATTCTCaccaatttaaaaacaaattcgtCCTTGAATTTAACACGAAACATATAAAATACGATCATATGATAACTCTTGGTTAATCTCAACGTTATGAGGTACAATCAAATGAAAatgatcagaaatgcacttccgcAATATAGAAACATAAAACACTGGATGAATAAACGACATATACGGTGGCAAAGTCAATCTATAAACCACCGCTCAAACACGCTTTATGATCTCATACGGTCTCACGTATCTCAATGCTAACTTTCCTTTAACACAAAAACGGACAACACCTTTTATCGGTGAAACCtgaaaaaacacaaaatcaccAACCTGAAACCCAATATCCTTCTACAtaggatcagcataactcttattcCAACTAAAAGTAGTCTTCAATATCCGTTTACTCAACGATACCTTTTACAAGGTAATATCAATGATTTCTGCTTCACGCTCACCAACCTCCTCCAAATAAAATAAGAGACCAACAAAGACTCGGAAAGTGCCATCTCATActagcatggtaactgttgttgtaagaaaattCAATCAACggaaaatgagtatcccagctaccctaaAACTCAATCACACACTTCCTAAGCATATCCTCCAAGGTCTGAATCGTCCGCTTAGACTGACTATTAGTCTAAAGATGAAAAAGTGGTACTAAAATCCAACCGTGAACCCAAAGATTCATGTAACGACTTCCAAAACCTAGAGGTAAAAAGCGAACCTCTATCCGAAACAATCGACACTGGTACAATATGAAGGGTGACAATCTTATCGATGTACAATTGTGCCAATCTCGAAGCTAAATATGAAATCTTAATCGGAAgaaaatgagctgacttggtcgtACTGTCGACTATCACCCAAATAGAATCATTACCCTGCCGGtcacgtggtaaaccaaccacaaaattcATAGCAATTTgttcccacttccactccggtATAGGTACTGGTTACAAATAGCCAAACGGTCTCTAGTGTTTCAACTTCACCTGcaggcaagtcaaacacttagaaacAAACGCTGCAAtgtcctttttcattccgctccaccaatacgtacccttaAAATCATGGTGCAACTTGGTAGAAttcggatgaacactgtaagttGACCTGTATGCTTCCTCTAGAATTTGAACACTCCAACTGTTATGCAAAATCTAGAACCATACTTGAGAACCCATCAACATTCACAAAATCAGAATTCCCATTTTGAAGAACCTCATCCATAatttgtttcaattgtggatcttGAACTTGTGAAACTGTAATTTGATCAATGAAAACAGGTTGCACATGCAAATGAGCTAACAAGTTGCCACCCTGAGAAATCTGAGAACAATGATCTGTATCCAAAATATTATGCCATCCGTGAATTATAGGCATACgaccaacctcagaaatatgagccaaattTTCTGAAGGCTTTCGACTCAaagcatcggctaccacattagccttaccgaatggtactgaatagtacaatcaTAGTCCTTCAGTAACTCCAATCATCTCCTCAGTCTCAAATTAAACTCacgttgatcaaagatatacttcaaaaTCTGGTGATCAGTAAAAACTTCGCAAGTTgcaccatacaagtaatgcctccaaatttttaAGGCAAAACTCATAGTTGCCAACTCAatatcatgagtaggataatttaCCTCGGGCTTCATAACTAACAAGAAGCATAGGACCACTTAGAAGTAGATTTTTCTTGGACCATTTAGAAATGCCTTGCTTTGAACGGTCATGAATAGTCTGGTAGCGCTTAGCAAACGAATATAGAAAGTCATTGAAACTAGTGAACCTCTTAAGGGGAGTGCGAGCATGAGGAGGATTCATCAAATCATGGGTGGAACCCAATGAAGGAGGAATTGTCTTACATGAGTGTGGAGGAATTGCCGCAGTTAGAGGAGAAACCTGATAGGAGTTAAATACTCATATGTATTGAGTtgttttccgcatgcttttactATGTTTAATCGTGATTTTCTAGTATTTTGTATACCTTACAGCATATGTGAGTGTTTCAAGGATTGAAGCAAAGAGACGATGAAATCACATTTGAGAATCTGACCCGCTGCACTATTTCGCAATTTTGAAATAGTTAGAGACTTCTAACgagtttgtgttcttcataagacataaagtagacatcctgaGCATTTCAGGggttcaagaaccaactcatttggaAATATCTACACCGAATTATGAAATTTTGAAGTTAGTAGTTGTGCAGTAGACAAGGTGTCTCGGATCAAGACACCCCTCTTTGGTTTGTGTCTCGATCCAAGACACACTGGCTTTAGTTGGTGTCTCGGATCGAGACAAGGTAAAAAAAGAGGCTTTTCATGTTTCAAACATAGGAGACAAGACTTGGGACCGATCCCACTTTTGGCTAGACACAACTTGTACTTGGTATCATTGTTTCCCATTTTGTAAGCCTTATATAACGCacattatctccaaattaggaATACACTTTATATAGAATATTTCATCTTGTTTTAGTTGTCGTATTCAGTTAGGAGTAGAGTAGTTTTAGAATTTTATGCctccatcttttccaccattTTTGTGGTTTTGAAGCTTTTATGGTTGTAAGACTAAGATTTCTATTATTGAATGCAAGCTTTATTagttgaatcttcattatcttgtctATGATTCATCGATCTACATTTCTACTCAAGGTAATTATTTGTACTTTTGCTATGTTATTCCATTGTTACTTTGTAGTTAATGTCAATTTAGTTATGGTTGGCTAAGTTCCTAGTTTAGGGGTTGTTTATGATTGCCATGTATGATGTTTAGGTGAATAGGTTGGGTTTTGGATTAGAGTTTTGTTGTGTTTCTTGGATCTAATGTCTAGATTAAGTTAATCCCTTAATCAttgatttgtgtttgattaATAGAACGAGAGTAATCTAATTAAACGAATCTAGTTAAGCACAAACTTAAGACTTAAATGCACTAGGGTGATTTAGGGTTTAAGTGGTTGTTTGGTTGCGAATTAATCGTGTTGATTAGTATAATCGAAGTCTAAATGCGTTAGGGTGATTTAGATTTCTCTAGGATAGCTTGACCCGAACTAATGTCTATATACTCAACTCAATTAGCTAGGATTCGCTTTGGCATGATTAACAATCTCTAGGTGCCTTTTATCTcttgttttaatttgtgtttagTTAATCGTTGTTCAATTAGTCttctaaattataattcaatagttgtttaattttagttgtttgcttattgaaaacaaaacaaatgccATCTTTGTGCTAAAcgaattaaataacatttaagTTCATTCTCATCATTGCTTCTATCACTCTTTGTGGGATCAACCTCGTTTTTATCGAATACTACTAGTtgtgtaataacccgtatttttttataacttgttttggtggttggttgtccgtttaaagtttggtttgtgatggactttggttgtgttttaacTTCGACTTGTGCTCGTTGTGCTTCCGGcttgttttcggattgatttatgtgcgaattagcatatgtggtaccttggttgtgtcatgttgaatgacttatgtgtaccccttgaacctttaagtatttgatgttgaattgatttatttccggattgttatcgaaacaatgtttgcatgttttccaaatctgctatgctctagtaaaacgtccatatctcccaatttaaccgtcggatcgggctgccctttggatatgttgtacctaagaggattatctttcattcgaccgttcggatcgtcgttttgacctcttttcgggtcaaccggacctataaccggacctgctgggttgAACCGgtcgtaggtccggtccactctGATTTCTGCATTGGCAGTGAGTCAACCGGTTCAATAACCGGTTCTGCTGGACAGAACCGGCCGTAGAACCGGTTCATTACGAGTTTGCTTATAAAAACTTCGTTTCTCGACCAAATCAGCCCCCACTCGttcccacaaaccctaaactgatttctaaacatttatagACAATTCCCAATCACATTTTGGTGCCTCAAGACACTTGGTAAGTGTTCTAACATCCTTTCCATCATTCAATTCATAGTTTACGTAATCGAATTGTTTGGGTATTCATTGGTCCTTCGGTTTTTCATTGTTGTAGCCATTATTCCACTATTTTTCTGAGTTTTCCTTGCTCTTTTGGATTGCTAAGGTAATTAATCCTTCCTTTACCCTTTTAATTCGAATCGTTGGTGTGATGGTTGttagatttcaattttaaatgttagtttTGTGGCATGTAATTATATGGgctgttttgatttggttttcttaTTATTGTATCAAATTCATTGGCAATACTTGTTGGGCATTTATTGTAGTCGTTTATGCTCTCTAGAATTCGGTTCGTTCATGCGTTGTATGGATTTCTTAAAAGGGGAATGTTAGGGCTGTCCATAATTTCATTGCCATGATGTTGTTGTTTAAAGAATTAGAttgctataaattgt containing:
- the LOC130014816 gene encoding uncharacterized protein LOC130014816, with product MVEKMEVSPLTAAIPPHSCKTIPPSLGSTHDLMNPPHARTPLKRFTSFNDFLYSFAKRYQTIHDRSKQGISKWSKKNLLLSGPMLLVSYEARVFTDHQILKYIFDQPDALSRKPSENLAHISEVGRMPIIHGWHNILDTDHCSQISQGGNLLAHLHVQPVFIDQITVSQVQDPQLKQIMDEVLQNGNSDFVNVDGFSKEAYRSTYSVHPNSTKLHHDFKGTYWWSGMKKDIAAFVSKCLTCLQGNDSIWVIVDSTTKSAHFLPIKISYLASRLAQLYIDKIVTLHIVPVSIVSDRGSLFTSRFWKSLHESLGSRLDFSTTFSSLD